In Sander vitreus isolate 19-12246 chromosome 7, sanVit1, whole genome shotgun sequence, a genomic segment contains:
- the LOC144520339 gene encoding SAM pointed domain-containing Ets transcription factor-like isoform X1, which translates to MSMGSPGCEHTGCTAPLHSPFYISHTHTDTMAWLDEADDIKPSRGLLGLPELRWPGVYLPYYDRLALEESPWVLRMTEAPALAAPPSSTPEPNQAKPSQPQDPPSGMEGQVEECCLEQVQTMVVGEVLKDVDTACKLLNIAPDPLDWNCVDVQKWLLWTEHLHKLPQVSMMFQELSGRGLCSMTEADFRQHSSQFGDMLYAHLDIWRSAAAMKARGPPEVSKSVADDNSWSDVMRNYPSQPIHLWQFLRDLLLKPHNYSRCIRWLNKEKGIFKIEDSALVARLWGMRKNRPAMNYDKLSRSIRQYYKKGIIRKPDVSRRLVYQFVNPV; encoded by the exons ATGAGCATGGGGAGTCCAGGCTGTGAACACACGGGCTGCACTGCACCTCTACACTCACCTTTCTACATCAGCCACACCCACACTGACACAATGGCCTGGCTGGACGAGGCGGATGACATCAAACCCTCCCGCGGCTTGTTGGGGCTGCCTGAGCTCAGATGGCCGGGGGTCTACCTCCCCTACTACGACAGATTAGCCCTAGAAGAGAGCCCCTGGGTGCTGAGGATGACAGAGGCCCCAGCTCTAGCTGCTCCTCCCTCCAGCACTCCGGAGCCGAACCAAGCCAAGCCCAGCCAACCCCAGGACCCCCCCTCTGGGATGGAGGGTCAGGTGGAGGAGTGCTGTCTGGAGCAGGTCCAGACCATGGTGGTGGGAGAGGTGCTGAAGGATGTCGACACAGCTTGCAAACTGCTGAACATTGCACCAG ACCCCTTGGACTGGAACTGTGTGGACGTTCAGAAGTGGCTCCTCTGGACCGAGCATCTGCACAAGCTGCCGCAGGTCAGCATGATGTTTCAGGAGCTGAGCGGGAGGGGTCTGTGCTCCATGACAGAAGCAGACTTCAGACAACACTCCTCACAGTTTGGAGACATGCTGTATGCTCATCTGGACATCTGGAGATCTG CTGCAGCAATGAAGGCGCGCGGCCCACCAGAGGTCAGCAAATCCG TAGCTGATGATAATTCCTGGTCAGATGTGATGCGTAACTACCCCAGCCAGCCCATCCACCTGTGGCAGTTCCTCCGAGACCTGCTCCTCAAGCCTCACAACTACAGCCGCTGCATCCGCTGGCTCAACAAAGAGAAAG GGATTTTCAAAATAGAAGACTCAGCTCTCGTGGCCAGGCTATGGGGCATGAGGAAGAACCGCCCGGCTATGAACTATGACAAACTGAGTCGCTCCATACGCCAGTACTACAAGAAAGGCATCATTCGAAAGCCTGATGTATCACGCAGACTGGTCTACCAGTTCGTCAACCCCGTGTGA
- the LOC144520339 gene encoding SAM pointed domain-containing Ets transcription factor-like isoform X2, which produces MSMGSPGCEHTGCTAPLHSPFYISHTHTDTMAWLDEADDIKPSRGLLGLPELRWPGVYLPYYDRLALEESPWVLRMTEAPALAAPPSSTPEPNQAKPSQPQDPPSGMEGQVEECCLEQVQTMVVGEVLKDVDTACKLLNIAPDPLDWNCVDVQKWLLWTEHLHKLPQVSMMFQELSGRGLCSMTEADFRQHSSQFGDMLYAHLDIWRSAAAMKARGPPEVSKSADDNSWSDVMRNYPSQPIHLWQFLRDLLLKPHNYSRCIRWLNKEKGIFKIEDSALVARLWGMRKNRPAMNYDKLSRSIRQYYKKGIIRKPDVSRRLVYQFVNPV; this is translated from the exons ATGAGCATGGGGAGTCCAGGCTGTGAACACACGGGCTGCACTGCACCTCTACACTCACCTTTCTACATCAGCCACACCCACACTGACACAATGGCCTGGCTGGACGAGGCGGATGACATCAAACCCTCCCGCGGCTTGTTGGGGCTGCCTGAGCTCAGATGGCCGGGGGTCTACCTCCCCTACTACGACAGATTAGCCCTAGAAGAGAGCCCCTGGGTGCTGAGGATGACAGAGGCCCCAGCTCTAGCTGCTCCTCCCTCCAGCACTCCGGAGCCGAACCAAGCCAAGCCCAGCCAACCCCAGGACCCCCCCTCTGGGATGGAGGGTCAGGTGGAGGAGTGCTGTCTGGAGCAGGTCCAGACCATGGTGGTGGGAGAGGTGCTGAAGGATGTCGACACAGCTTGCAAACTGCTGAACATTGCACCAG ACCCCTTGGACTGGAACTGTGTGGACGTTCAGAAGTGGCTCCTCTGGACCGAGCATCTGCACAAGCTGCCGCAGGTCAGCATGATGTTTCAGGAGCTGAGCGGGAGGGGTCTGTGCTCCATGACAGAAGCAGACTTCAGACAACACTCCTCACAGTTTGGAGACATGCTGTATGCTCATCTGGACATCTGGAGATCTG CTGCAGCAATGAAGGCGCGCGGCCCACCAGAGGTCAGCAAATCCG CTGATGATAATTCCTGGTCAGATGTGATGCGTAACTACCCCAGCCAGCCCATCCACCTGTGGCAGTTCCTCCGAGACCTGCTCCTCAAGCCTCACAACTACAGCCGCTGCATCCGCTGGCTCAACAAAGAGAAAG GGATTTTCAAAATAGAAGACTCAGCTCTCGTGGCCAGGCTATGGGGCATGAGGAAGAACCGCCCGGCTATGAACTATGACAAACTGAGTCGCTCCATACGCCAGTACTACAAGAAAGGCATCATTCGAAAGCCTGATGTATCACGCAGACTGGTCTACCAGTTCGTCAACCCCGTGTGA
- the LOC144520340 gene encoding protein kinase C and casein kinase substrate in neurons protein 1-like produces MSGSYDECAGADDTMDSFWEVGNYKRAVKRFDDGHRLCNDLMGCLQERAKIEKLYGDQLTAWSKRWRQLIEKGPQYGSVERAWLAVMTEAEKVSELHQDVKNNLVNEDVEKVKNWQKEAYHKQMIGGFKEAKEAEEGFKKAQKPWAKKLKEMEAAKKSYHMACKEEKLAAAREANGKTEASVTVDQQKKLHEKVDKCKQDVQKAKEKYEKSLEELNKCTPQYMECMEQVFDQCQQHEVKRLTFLKEALLDIKRHLNLTENASYATIYRELERTILGANTQEDLKWFSNNHGPEMPMNWPAFEEYNPDQASAPPKKKKPDGAPPTPSTDHVAPPGDRSSVSSYEKNQGFSTEWSDDEQPTANSGNENGGNGNSFEDDVSTTGKSVRVRALYDYEGQEQDELTFKAGDELTKTEDEDEQGWCRGRLDSGQEGLYPANYVEPI; encoded by the exons ATGTCTGGCTCCTACGATGAATGTGCAGGTGCTGACGACACCATGGACAGCTTCTGGGAG GTGGGGAACTACAAACGTGCTGTCAAGAGATTTGATGACGGCCATCGGCTCTGCAATGACCTTATGGGCTGCCTGCAGGAACGTGCCAAGATAGAAAAATTGTATGGTGATCAGCTAACCGCATGGTCCAAGAGATGGAGACAGCTCATTGAGAAAG GCCCGCAGTACGGCTCTGTGGAGAGAGCCTGGCTGGCTGTCATGACCGAGGCAGAGAAGGTGAGTGAGCTGCACCAAGACGTGAAGAACAACCTGGTGAACGAAGACGTAGAGAAAGTGAAGAACTGGCAGAAGGAAGCCTATCACAAGCAAATGATCGGTGGCTTCAAAGAGGCCAAGGAGGCGGAGGAAGGCTTCAAAAAGGCTCAGAAACCGTGGGCTAAAAAGCTCAAAGAG ATGGAGGCGGCTAAGAAATCCTACCACATGGCCTGCAAGGAGGAGAAGCTGGCTGCAGCCCGAGAGGCCAACGGCAAGACTGAGGCTTCTGTCACAGTAGACCAGCAGAAGAAACTCCACGAGAAAGTGGACAAATGCAAACAGGATGTGCAAAAG gCTAAAGAGAAGTACGAGAAGTCTCTGGAGGAGCTGAATAAGTGCACCCCGCAGTACATGGAGTGCATGGAGCAGGTGTTTGACCAGTGCCAGCAGCATGAAGTCAAGAGGCTGACTTTCCTCAAGGAGGCCTTGCTGGACATCAAACGCCATCTTAACCTCACCGAGAACGCAAG CTATGCCACAATATACAGAGAACTGGAGCGCACAATCCTAGGTGCAAACACACAAGAGGATCTAAAATGGTTCAGCAACAACCACGGCCCTGAGATGCCTATGAACTGGCCTGCATTTGAG GAATACAACCCAGACCAGGCCAGTGCTCctccaaagaagaagaaaccagATGGAGCCCCACCCACTCCGAGCACAGACCATGTGGCTCCACCTGGTGACCGTAGCAG TGTGAGCAGCTATGAAAAAAACCAAGGTTTCTCGACTGAGTGGTCCGATGATGAGCAACCCACTGCGAACTCTGGCAACGAAAATGGTGGGAACGGGAATTCTTTTGAAGATGATGTCAGCACTACTGGGAAATCGGTCCGCGTCCGCGCTCTCTATGATTATGAAGGCCAGGAACAGGATGAGCTTACCTTCAAAGCAG GTGATGAACTGACCAAGACTGAGGACGAAGATGAGCAAGGCTGGTGTAGAGGTCGCTTGGACAGCGGCCAAGAGGGACTTTACCCGGCCAATTATGTCGAGCCAATCTAG